CCTCGAGGTCGCCCATGCCGTCACCGTTGCTGTCGGCGAAGCTGCGCGGATAGACCTGGTAGATCACCGCGTCCCGCCACCAGTCGCTGCGCTGGGCTTTGGCGGGGGTCGATGCCGGGGCGGTGGCGTAGTGCTGCTGGCTCATGGCGTCCTTGAAACGTAAGGGGGTCATGGGGGTCGTCAAGTGGCGAGGCGGCCGCAGTGACAGCGGGGTCTGGGGGTCCCCCCTCTGGGGGAGGACACTGCGGCCGCCTCGGGTCTTGGAGTGGGCCTCAGCCCTTGGTGCCGCCCGCGGTGAGGCCGGTCACCAGGTTCTTCTGCACCAGGTAGAAGAACACGGACACCGGTATCGCGATCAGCACCGCCGTCGCGGCCATCAGGTTCCGCTGGGCGTCGTGTTCGCTCACGAAGCTCTGCAGCCCCACGGCGAACGTGTACTTCGTGTCGGAGAGCATGAAGGTCGAGGCGAACGCGACCTCACCGAACGCGGTGAGGAAGCTGTAGAACGCGGCGACCGCCAGTCCCGGCTTGGCGAGCGGCAGGATCAGCCGCGCGAACGTGCCGAAGGGGGTCAGCCCGTCGACGCGTCCGGCCTCGTCGATCTCGAACGGGATGGTGTCGAAGTAGCCCTTCAGCAGCCAGGCACAGTACGGGACCGCCGTCGAGCAGTACACGAGGACGAGTCCAAGGTAGCTGTCGATGAGCTGGAGGTCCGAGAGCATCTGGTACATCGGCACCATGAGTACGGCCACCGGGAACATCTGCGTGACCAGGAGCACCCACATGAACTTCCGGTAGCCCGGAAAGCGCATACGGGACACGGCGTACCCGGTGGTCGCGGCGATCAGCACACCGATCACCGTGGTGCCGAGCGAGACGATCAGCGAGCTCTTCAGCCAGTCGAAGAAGGCCGTGTGCTGGAGGACGAACGAGTAGTTGTCGAACGTCATCTTCTTCCAGATGCCGCCCGGGTGGAGGTAGTCGTCCTTGTCCGGACCGAGGGACAGGAAGACCAGCCAGAGGATCGGGAACAGCGCGATCAGGCTCGCGACGATCAGGATGCCGTGCGAGACGAGGGAGCCGGCGAGGCTCTTGTCACCGCGGCGGCGGATCCGTCCGGGTGTCTGTGCGGGCGCGGTCGGGGACACCGTGGCGGAGCTCTCAGCTGTGGTCGTACTCATGGGGACTCCTGCCTCAGATCGCGAGCTGCTGGTCATTGCGGTTCAGCCAGCGGCGGTAGAAGGAGGTGAAGACGATCAGTATGGCCAGCAGCAGGATGCCGTACGCGGCCGACTGGGCGAAGTCACGCGGCTGCTGTCCGAAGCCCAGGTGGTACGCCCAGGTGACGAGGATCTGCGCGTCGGGCGCGGTGTTGCCGAACATCAGGAAGAGCACGGCGAACTGGTTGAACGTCCAGATGATGCCGAGCAGGACGACGGTGGAGCTGACGCTCCTGAGTCCCGGCAGGGTGACGTACCGG
This portion of the Streptomyces canus genome encodes:
- a CDS encoding sugar ABC transporter permease; this encodes MSTTTAESSATVSPTAPAQTPGRIRRRGDKSLAGSLVSHGILIVASLIALFPILWLVFLSLGPDKDDYLHPGGIWKKMTFDNYSFVLQHTAFFDWLKSSLIVSLGTTVIGVLIAATTGYAVSRMRFPGYRKFMWVLLVTQMFPVAVLMVPMYQMLSDLQLIDSYLGLVLVYCSTAVPYCAWLLKGYFDTIPFEIDEAGRVDGLTPFGTFARLILPLAKPGLAVAAFYSFLTAFGEVAFASTFMLSDTKYTFAVGLQSFVSEHDAQRNLMAATAVLIAIPVSVFFYLVQKNLVTGLTAGGTKG